From a region of the Roseivirga sp. 4D4 genome:
- a CDS encoding ABC transporter permease produces the protein MLKNYFKTTLRSVIRKKVFSLVNLAGLSTGLAACIVISAFIISETSFDNFHTDSQRTYRVIEQVEGGELGLRLNAQVPGAVGPEAKQNIAGVDEYLRIFELGVLNIRNGENEFGEPFYSVDPNFFSFFDYELILGDRSTVMNELMGVVLSESAAKKYFGDENPIGKSLEARTNNGDFTLVVSGLMKDMPENSHLHFDIVFPHSIPDQMFNDFLSSFNSNWGYSNFTTYLKLGTSANQAVVTDQLNRLTSANRPKSEDRLFAYSLQPLTDIHFKSELLEGDLNYRESSSDYVYIFSIVGLVLLTIALVNYINLSTIKATDRIREIGLRRVVGASRRQLILQFMTDSAFFSTFSLVLGFTLIQLIRPFLTSMFGVDIIIYLLHPTAIALIIGVVLILGLLAGYYPALIVLRSKMIASLKNQTIGMHRQTFFKGVTLIQFVVSITMVLSTIVVYSQLNYINNKNLGYEKESVALIEINSNLARRNRQQIINGFQSIPEVMQVSAVSRVPAEWKQYYEIELTNEAGVVVPKIPFMTVDENFLDLFNIGLVSGRNFRTDSRDSLKVLINETLAQQLGISQVEGQNLTLSGIKMGAQELGLARNPVYEVAGIVKDFHFQSLRERIPPMVMGFKRNVLQNIDYFTVKLQSANPSETMLQLKEVMKLYDPSPFDYNFLDDKVARYYEEDAKRSSLFIAMSSIAVFIAFIGLFALVNAAIQRRVKELGIRKVLGAGSKSLALLLSSEYAVLLALAMIIASPIGYWGISQWLNDFVYKTEIHWWFFGFALVICLIITALASFTQIYKAVSKNPSEVLRTEN, from the coding sequence ATGTTAAAGAACTATTTCAAAACAACATTAAGGTCAGTAATAAGGAAGAAAGTATTCTCCTTGGTCAACCTCGCTGGGTTGTCGACTGGTCTGGCTGCCTGCATAGTTATTTCGGCATTTATCATAAGTGAGACTTCATTCGATAATTTTCATACAGATTCACAAAGGACCTATCGCGTCATAGAACAAGTTGAGGGTGGTGAATTAGGACTAAGATTAAACGCTCAAGTCCCGGGAGCTGTTGGGCCGGAGGCTAAACAAAATATTGCTGGGGTGGATGAATACCTGAGAATTTTTGAACTAGGCGTTTTAAATATAAGAAATGGTGAGAATGAGTTTGGAGAACCCTTCTACAGCGTTGACCCTAACTTCTTTTCATTTTTTGACTATGAATTGATACTAGGAGATCGTTCGACAGTCATGAATGAGCTAATGGGCGTGGTTCTTTCGGAATCAGCCGCAAAAAAATACTTTGGAGATGAGAATCCGATAGGTAAATCTCTGGAGGCCCGAACTAACAATGGTGATTTCACGCTGGTGGTCTCTGGTTTGATGAAAGACATGCCGGAGAATTCACATTTGCATTTCGATATAGTGTTCCCGCATAGTATACCTGATCAGATGTTCAATGATTTCTTATCGTCATTTAATAGTAATTGGGGGTACAGTAATTTCACCACTTATCTAAAACTAGGAACTTCTGCCAATCAGGCGGTGGTTACAGATCAGTTAAATCGACTTACCTCAGCCAACAGACCTAAAAGTGAAGACAGGCTGTTTGCATACTCATTGCAACCCCTAACTGATATTCATTTTAAATCAGAATTACTTGAAGGAGACCTCAATTATAGAGAGAGTAGCAGTGACTATGTTTATATATTTTCCATTGTAGGTCTTGTACTGCTTACCATTGCCTTGGTTAACTATATCAATTTGTCAACCATTAAGGCGACTGACCGAATAAGAGAAATTGGTTTAAGAAGAGTAGTCGGTGCCAGTAGAAGACAATTGATTCTTCAATTTATGACCGACTCGGCCTTCTTCTCTACTTTCTCACTTGTTCTCGGGTTTACGCTGATTCAATTAATAAGACCATTTCTGACCTCAATGTTTGGGGTAGATATTATTATCTATCTGTTACATCCAACGGCAATCGCACTCATCATAGGGGTTGTTCTGATATTAGGCCTGCTAGCAGGTTACTATCCAGCTCTTATTGTTTTAAGAAGTAAGATGATAGCTTCTTTAAAGAATCAAACCATTGGAATGCATCGGCAAACTTTTTTCAAAGGAGTCACACTAATTCAGTTTGTAGTTTCTATTACCATGGTGTTGTCGACAATAGTCGTCTATAGTCAGCTTAACTATATTAATAATAAGAACTTAGGTTATGAGAAGGAAAGTGTTGCACTAATCGAAATTAACAGCAATCTGGCCAGAAGAAATCGACAACAAATAATAAACGGATTTCAGAGTATTCCTGAGGTCATGCAAGTTTCAGCAGTCAGTCGAGTACCAGCGGAATGGAAACAATATTATGAAATTGAATTGACTAACGAAGCAGGAGTTGTTGTTCCTAAAATTCCATTCATGACTGTGGATGAAAACTTCCTTGACCTTTTTAATATCGGTTTAGTTTCAGGCAGAAACTTTAGAACTGATAGCAGGGATTCATTAAAGGTTTTGATCAATGAAACACTGGCACAGCAGCTTGGAATTAGTCAAGTTGAAGGGCAAAATTTAACACTGAGTGGAATTAAAATGGGCGCTCAGGAGCTCGGTTTAGCCAGAAATCCTGTTTACGAGGTAGCTGGAATAGTTAAAGATTTCCATTTTCAATCCCTAAGGGAAAGAATACCCCCAATGGTCATGGGCTTCAAAAGAAATGTCCTTCAAAATATAGATTACTTTACGGTCAAACTTCAATCTGCAAACCCATCAGAAACTATGCTTCAACTGAAAGAGGTAATGAAGCTATATGACCCAAGCCCATTTGATTATAATTTTTTAGACGACAAGGTTGCCAGGTATTATGAGGAAGATGCTAAGAGAAGTAGCCTATTTATAGCCATGTCTTCAATAGCAGTGTTCATTGCCTTTATAGGGTTGTTCGCGTTAGTCAATGCCGCAATTCAAAGGCGAGTGAAAGAACTTGGCATAAGAAAAGTGCTTGGTGCTGGTTCAAAGTCGTTGGCTCTCTTACTATCATCAGAATATGCAGTTTTACTGGCTCTGGCAATGATTATTGCGAGTCCAATAGGTTATTGGGGCATCTCTCAGTGGTTAAATGACTTCGTGTATAAGACCGAAATCCATTGGTGGTTCTTCGGTTTTGCCTTGGTGATTTGTCTAATCATCACGGCACTGGCAAGTTTTACACAGATTTATAAAGCAGTTTCTAAGAACCCCTCCGAAGTATTAAGAACGGAGAATTAG
- a CDS encoding ABC transporter permease yields the protein MLKNYFKTTIRSLAKNKLFSFINIIGLAVGMAAVLVIFQYVTYEYSFDKFHENKSEIYRLNLGRLDTGVPSSATSAGVMGPILKDNYAGIKSFVRLRQFPSLVEHDETRVHEENFYFTDSSFFEVFSFELLEGKKDEVLQGPNTIVLTASSAMKLFGRTDNLIGEFIEVDNRMTYRVDGIAKDPEKNSHFSFSYLASIASVANHYNVPLRTYQFNEWYAHYVHTYLLLEENADVEHLQGLIVSASKEHSNPEYYELYGTNMGLYLQPLTDIHLNPMFGEIGVAGDMDNLYILASAGFIILLLAIVNYINLSTAQSMKRAKEMALRKTLGASGQQLVIQFLSHSVLLSLIAFFFAITLLQILQEPLIQALGLPSESLSQFYSKYLLETTGLVLLIGLLSGIYPAIRLSSSEPNNLFRERSSGKQRFLLRKVIIFLQFSISIALISSTIIVFSQVQFMKSQDLGIDTEQILLLPTYGNDEIHASYEVFRQRLTEIPEVASSTLAELSPGESIFGIISKFEGMGESKSFATIGVDYDYLKTYDISLISGRGFSREIATDTQERVIINQRLCEELGWSVNEAIGKTYDMGGDGGTPGFVIGVVEDFHFNSLKQSIRPVAMVIAPNFYQKVAIKLNTSDFSGSLAALRDSWNQVFPQWPFDYSLVKEEFDQQYSSDRRFGNLFLLFTFLGLFIGALGVYGLIQLITEYRKRELSIRKVLGAELWRLVNLLSKEYVSLMLLAFVFSAPLVYFFMTEWLADFAFKVDIGWWMIGLSLVTIALICFCTIGLKIYQAAKSNPIDHLRYE from the coding sequence ATGCTAAAGAACTATTTCAAAACTACGATCCGATCACTGGCAAAGAATAAGCTCTTTTCCTTTATCAATATTATTGGTTTGGCTGTCGGAATGGCGGCTGTGCTTGTGATTTTCCAGTACGTAACTTATGAATATAGTTTCGATAAGTTTCATGAGAACAAAAGTGAGATATATCGATTGAACCTTGGAAGGCTTGATACCGGTGTCCCTTCTAGTGCGACAAGTGCAGGCGTGATGGGACCTATACTAAAGGATAACTATGCTGGCATCAAGTCTTTCGTCAGGCTCAGACAATTCCCTTCATTGGTTGAACATGATGAAACGAGAGTCCATGAAGAGAACTTTTATTTCACTGATTCTTCCTTTTTTGAGGTCTTCTCATTTGAGCTTCTGGAGGGAAAGAAAGATGAAGTTTTACAAGGACCAAATACCATTGTCCTAACTGCTTCCTCGGCCATGAAGCTCTTTGGAAGAACAGATAATTTAATTGGAGAATTTATCGAAGTAGATAATCGAATGACTTATAGGGTTGATGGAATTGCCAAAGACCCTGAGAAAAATTCTCACTTCAGCTTTTCGTATCTGGCTTCGATCGCTTCAGTGGCTAACCATTATAACGTACCACTTAGGACCTACCAATTCAATGAATGGTATGCACATTATGTGCATACTTACTTGTTATTAGAGGAGAATGCGGATGTCGAGCATCTTCAGGGTCTGATCGTCTCTGCTTCAAAGGAACACTCAAATCCTGAATACTATGAGCTTTATGGGACCAACATGGGCTTGTATTTACAACCTTTGACAGATATCCATTTGAATCCAATGTTTGGGGAAATTGGAGTGGCTGGTGACATGGACAATCTATATATTTTGGCGAGTGCTGGATTTATCATTTTACTCTTAGCCATTGTCAATTATATCAATTTGTCGACTGCCCAGTCAATGAAAAGGGCTAAGGAGATGGCTTTGAGAAAAACTCTGGGTGCTTCAGGGCAACAGTTGGTCATTCAATTCTTGAGTCACTCTGTATTACTGAGTCTTATTGCTTTCTTTTTTGCGATTACACTTTTACAAATTCTCCAGGAACCCTTAATTCAAGCTTTAGGGTTACCGAGTGAGAGTCTTTCTCAATTCTATTCAAAGTATTTGTTAGAAACCACTGGACTTGTCTTACTCATCGGGTTGCTTTCAGGCATTTATCCGGCAATTCGACTTTCATCTTCAGAACCCAATAACCTGTTTCGGGAACGATCGTCAGGCAAACAAAGGTTCCTATTGAGGAAGGTTATCATTTTCCTTCAGTTCTCAATTTCAATCGCTCTTATATCCAGTACGATTATTGTCTTTTCTCAGGTTCAGTTTATGAAAAGCCAGGATCTGGGCATTGATACAGAGCAAATACTTCTCTTGCCTACCTATGGCAACGATGAGATTCATGCCTCTTATGAGGTCTTCAGACAAAGATTAACTGAAATACCGGAGGTAGCATCATCGACTCTGGCAGAGCTATCTCCAGGAGAAAGCATTTTTGGTATTATCTCAAAGTTTGAAGGAATGGGGGAGTCTAAGTCTTTCGCTACAATTGGTGTGGACTATGATTACCTCAAAACCTATGACATATCGCTTATTTCGGGCAGAGGTTTCTCTCGAGAGATTGCCACAGATACCCAAGAAAGAGTCATCATTAATCAAAGGCTTTGTGAAGAACTCGGTTGGTCTGTCAACGAGGCAATTGGTAAGACCTATGATATGGGAGGAGATGGAGGAACTCCAGGGTTTGTGATAGGCGTTGTCGAAGATTTTCATTTTAATTCTTTGAAGCAGTCTATAAGACCCGTGGCCATGGTTATAGCACCAAATTTCTATCAAAAGGTTGCAATTAAACTCAATACTTCCGATTTCTCAGGGAGTTTGGCAGCACTGAGGGATTCATGGAACCAAGTCTTTCCACAATGGCCGTTTGACTACAGTTTAGTCAAGGAGGAGTTTGATCAGCAGTACAGCTCTGATCGCAGGTTCGGTAACCTGTTTCTTCTTTTCACATTCTTGGGCTTGTTTATTGGAGCACTTGGTGTATACGGTCTTATTCAGTTAATAACAGAGTATAGGAAAAGGGAATTAAGTATAAGAAAGGTGCTTGGTGCTGAGCTATGGAGGCTGGTCAATTTGCTATCCAAAGAGTATGTCAGTTTAATGCTGCTCGCTTTTGTATTCAGTGCTCCACTGGTCTATTTCTTTATGACGGAGTGGTTGGCAGACTTCGCCTTTAAGGTTGATATCGGTTGGTGGATGATAGGACTTTCGTTAGTCACCATCGCCTTAATATGCTTTTGTACCATAGGGTTAAAGATTTACCAAGCGGCCAAATCGAACCCTATTGATCATCTTAGATATGAATAA
- a CDS encoding sigma-54-dependent transcriptional regulator, which produces MDKADAKILVLDDDQGVLYTAKMILKQHFETVITEKDPLKLDFLLNQHKYDVIVLDMNFSYGLTSGQEGIKLLKKILKKDLDAHVLMNTAYGEVDIAVEAMKEGAVDFLVKPWQKEKLLATVQSIYTLSKTKKQVKELKTSQKIVVRDQQREFDDIISVSPTMKPVFDAIDKVAVTDANVLILGENGTGKELIARAIHNRSPRADENFIKVDLGAVSESLFESELFGHAKGAFTDAKEDRPGRFEMANDGTLFLDEIGNLSLAMQAKLLTAIQFKQISRVGSNKVTPLDTRLICATNMPLYDMIVENEFRQDLLYRINTVEIKLPPLRERIEDIEPIALHFLKMYGKKYRKEKMRLNETTLNKLKRYSWPGNVRELQHAIERAVIMANSHLLAPEDFLLIERPTQNVIASDNYNIEEMEKQAIQNAVRNAEGNLTKAAQALGLGRSTLYRKMSKYGL; this is translated from the coding sequence ATGGACAAAGCTGACGCCAAAATTCTCGTTCTCGATGATGATCAGGGAGTATTATACACTGCCAAGATGATCTTGAAACAGCATTTTGAAACTGTTATCACAGAGAAGGATCCATTGAAACTGGACTTTCTATTGAATCAACATAAGTACGATGTCATTGTCCTTGATATGAACTTCTCTTATGGCCTCACAAGTGGTCAAGAAGGGATTAAGCTGCTCAAGAAAATCCTGAAAAAGGATCTTGATGCGCATGTTCTAATGAACACGGCCTATGGCGAAGTAGACATTGCTGTAGAAGCCATGAAGGAAGGTGCTGTTGATTTCTTGGTTAAGCCCTGGCAAAAAGAAAAGCTTCTGGCTACGGTGCAGTCTATCTACACACTAAGTAAGACCAAGAAACAGGTTAAGGAGCTAAAAACTAGTCAGAAGATTGTTGTCAGAGATCAGCAACGAGAATTCGATGACATCATCAGCGTAAGTCCTACAATGAAGCCTGTCTTTGATGCCATTGATAAAGTGGCGGTAACAGATGCTAATGTGCTTATTCTAGGTGAAAACGGCACGGGTAAGGAACTCATTGCCAGAGCCATTCATAATAGGTCTCCAAGGGCTGACGAGAACTTTATTAAGGTAGATCTCGGGGCAGTTTCTGAGTCTCTTTTTGAATCTGAGTTGTTTGGTCATGCCAAAGGTGCTTTTACCGATGCCAAAGAGGATCGGCCGGGAAGATTCGAAATGGCGAATGATGGCACTCTATTTTTGGATGAAATTGGCAATCTATCGCTTGCGATGCAAGCAAAACTACTAACTGCCATTCAATTCAAGCAGATATCGAGAGTTGGGTCGAATAAAGTGACACCATTAGACACTCGCTTAATTTGTGCTACCAATATGCCGCTCTACGATATGATTGTAGAAAACGAGTTCAGACAAGATCTTCTTTATCGAATCAATACGGTAGAGATTAAGCTTCCTCCCCTTAGGGAACGAATTGAAGACATTGAACCGATCGCGCTGCACTTTTTGAAAATGTACGGAAAGAAGTACCGCAAAGAAAAGATGCGTCTCAATGAGACTACACTCAACAAATTGAAGCGATATTCCTGGCCAGGCAATGTACGTGAATTACAGCATGCAATTGAAAGAGCCGTTATCATGGCCAACTCACACCTGCTTGCCCCGGAAGATTTCTTACTGATTGAAAGGCCGACTCAAAATGTGATTGCCAGCGACAATTACAATATTGAGGAAATGGAAAAACAGGCCATTCAGAATGCTGTAAGAAACGCTGAAGGTAACCTTACCAAAGCCGCTCAGGCTCTGGGGCTTGGTCGCAGCACCCTATATCGAAAGATGTCGAAATACGGATTGTAG
- a CDS encoding ABC transporter permease produces the protein MFKHLATFSIRMAFKHRSLSIVNLLGLSIGLVAFVSILYYVKYESSFDTFHSKNDRLHRVIMSRYVNGELASTRPDNYPALTAVLENDVTGIEAVEPLLYSSRGGTLIKFNNHNDLLRDDLKVLSTSAGFFSLFDLDLLAGDFARLDEPFTGLISNEMASTIFGTESPVGKTWTEDDGHEYLILGVYKKWEDNSHLDFDLIRSFESIGARHQSTDHHDSWSWGRMKTYVLLEEGVDRNLVNDQIKDIIADYKPQQSGLDLREELFLQRVSDIHLKSDFDEDQLLNRATSQVYGLLAIGIIILLLAWINFVNFSVAGALESIRSSGVQRTFGASSNYLLYRQLFNAFLVNGIGLVLALSIWQLAQPLINQIAGIPSSYQPEMSFYLIILSVVFTGAIISVLAPLSILRRTKIADALKGATAGGHLGTKLMRKGLIIFQWAASICLILAVTTIWSQSNYLHGIDRGVKTSGIYIVQQPRDFDYDEFASNPDLIKEKWLTIPGVKSVASSYAIPGSRPSAYEIRELNAPISDNVPIHEHQVDQSFLSLYGNRFLAGRNFSSQFSSDDQGAILNISAMMALFGNIDPEEALGRRITSPENEYIRTVIGVVEDYYQLSPAEPQIPINFVFDSESRGYYSIAFEGQQMTNMMTLVKSRFEEVFPGNIFHSFFLDDFYNRQFEQERHTTLLLGGFSVIAILLSLIGICALTVLDLIKQMKALSIRKVLGANLKSLYLQVAKGNIMMFVVAALIAFPLSFIFLDKWLEKFANRIDLSAYKLLIPVIATVAVLGAVLWLVSYKSLIQNPIDHLKED, from the coding sequence ATGTTCAAACACTTGGCTACTTTCAGTATCAGAATGGCTTTCAAGCATAGAAGCTTATCCATTGTCAACCTATTGGGTCTAAGCATAGGTTTGGTGGCCTTTGTGAGCATACTTTATTACGTGAAGTATGAAAGTAGTTTTGATACTTTCCATTCTAAGAACGATCGCCTACATAGGGTAATAATGTCTCGTTATGTAAATGGCGAATTAGCCAGCACAAGGCCTGATAACTACCCAGCATTAACCGCAGTGTTGGAAAATGACGTTACTGGCATTGAAGCTGTGGAGCCTCTTCTTTACAGTTCCAGAGGTGGTACCTTAATAAAGTTCAATAACCACAATGATTTACTCAGAGACGACCTTAAGGTACTCAGTACTTCAGCCGGTTTTTTTAGTCTATTCGATCTAGACTTGCTAGCAGGTGACTTTGCTAGGTTGGATGAACCCTTTACAGGTTTAATCTCTAATGAAATGGCCAGCACCATATTTGGTACTGAGAGCCCAGTCGGTAAGACATGGACAGAAGATGATGGGCATGAATATCTAATTCTTGGTGTTTACAAAAAATGGGAGGACAACTCTCACTTGGACTTCGACCTGATCAGGTCTTTTGAAAGTATTGGTGCCCGGCATCAGTCAACAGATCATCATGATTCATGGAGCTGGGGCAGAATGAAAACCTATGTGCTCCTTGAAGAAGGTGTTGACAGAAATCTTGTAAATGATCAAATAAAAGACATCATAGCCGATTATAAACCTCAACAAAGTGGTCTTGATTTAAGAGAGGAACTTTTTCTACAAAGGGTAAGTGACATTCACCTAAAGTCTGATTTTGACGAAGATCAGCTACTCAACAGAGCCACTAGCCAGGTTTATGGTCTTTTGGCAATCGGGATCATCATATTGCTACTTGCCTGGATCAATTTCGTCAATTTCTCGGTTGCAGGAGCCTTGGAAAGTATTAGGAGTTCCGGAGTTCAAAGGACCTTTGGAGCTAGTTCGAATTATTTGCTCTATAGACAGTTGTTCAATGCTTTCCTTGTGAATGGTATTGGACTTGTGTTAGCACTGAGTATTTGGCAATTAGCCCAGCCTCTTATCAATCAAATTGCCGGAATTCCTTCTTCCTATCAGCCTGAAATGAGCTTTTACTTAATAATCCTTTCTGTGGTGTTCACAGGTGCAATAATTAGTGTTTTGGCACCTCTGAGTATTTTAAGGAGAACGAAAATAGCTGATGCGTTAAAAGGTGCTACGGCTGGTGGCCATTTGGGTACAAAACTGATGAGAAAGGGATTAATTATCTTCCAATGGGCCGCGTCCATCTGTTTGATCCTTGCCGTAACTACCATATGGTCACAATCAAACTATTTGCACGGGATTGATCGGGGAGTCAAGACTTCGGGTATTTACATAGTGCAGCAGCCAAGGGATTTCGACTATGATGAATTTGCCAGCAATCCAGACCTAATTAAGGAGAAATGGCTGACTATTCCTGGCGTTAAGTCGGTTGCTTCTTCATATGCCATTCCAGGTAGTAGGCCATCTGCTTATGAAATAAGAGAGCTGAATGCTCCAATATCTGACAATGTGCCAATCCATGAACACCAGGTAGATCAGTCTTTTTTATCCCTCTATGGAAACAGGTTTTTGGCGGGAAGGAATTTCTCTAGTCAGTTTAGTTCAGATGATCAGGGGGCTATTCTTAATATTTCTGCAATGATGGCCCTATTCGGTAATATTGATCCAGAAGAAGCTTTGGGCAGACGAATTACCAGTCCTGAGAATGAGTACATCAGAACAGTAATTGGTGTAGTAGAAGACTATTATCAACTTTCTCCAGCAGAGCCTCAAATACCTATCAACTTCGTTTTTGACAGTGAAAGTCGTGGCTATTATTCAATTGCATTTGAAGGGCAGCAAATGACTAATATGATGACATTGGTAAAAAGTCGCTTCGAAGAAGTGTTTCCCGGAAACATCTTTCACTCTTTCTTTTTAGATGATTTCTACAATCGACAATTTGAACAAGAAAGACACACCACTCTGCTTCTTGGGGGCTTTTCGGTCATTGCCATATTGCTCAGCCTGATCGGAATATGTGCTTTGACGGTACTTGATCTGATTAAGCAGATGAAGGCTTTGAGTATCAGAAAAGTGCTTGGGGCTAATCTCAAGTCCTTATATCTACAAGTGGCAAAAGGGAATATTATGATGTTCGTGGTAGCGGCCCTAATCGCATTTCCATTGAGCTTTATTTTTCTAGATAAGTGGCTGGAAAAATTTGCCAACCGAATAGACCTGTCTGCCTATAAACTATTGATTCCGGTCATCGCAACAGTCGCTGTATTGGGAGCAGTGCTATGGCTTGTTTCCTATAAATCACTGATTCAAAATCCAATTGATCACCTTAAAGAAGACTAA
- a CDS encoding ABC transporter permease, with amino-acid sequence MFRNYFKTAFRIHVKNKLYSFINFIGLSIALMLCFLVYLFVQDEFSYDNFHQDGDRLFLFHAINYKTDNPQLEAGFWDTEPLKGVRKEATMNLPFLKLIETSLPEIENVTRIEYQRLTTIKDGEESREIVHYVDRNFFTNFSYTFLDGSSEVAFETINDVVITKAFAIKHFGTVNAVGEDLVVLGSTNTIYNVKGVIDLPHNTMLNLNIIAPVENSYYFKEHQDDWNYYAISVFFKLKENVAVDAVNSKIRDVFLDNKEETYLSRARENLKLSENNPVVQFGLKSVSEVYLDPTLQYNKSSSPLYSYILIAIALVILLIASINYLSISIASSAVRRKEIAVRKVVGANIPQLRVQFYLEALTLTLLAVLGGFTLMQTLLPTFNEMSGKALLPSTSENMVLLGYGLLFGLFISFVAGGYPAQILSRFKVLSGLKGQMTSRVSPGLIKGMMVFQFTLCLVFISISIVMQKQFSYISQKDLGFDKDQIVMVGGLWGQAELVKQELIKSSSVRDAGTSNGIFIGGSGFGSMIIDGVQHRIRRVRVGKEFLRTLDISFVDREGYPSPEQFELKEGKNYVSETYFDLIAGDSTMFSYHKDKIGGVVKDFHFESLQTAIYPIIFELAKPEVLSTLFVKLEAGMIEQGVQDVKAAFEKVTGDPLNEVRFMDTFLATRYKDSQRWQRIINASTTLGILIASIGLFGLTGINLGNRIKEISIRKVLGADFNQIAYLLNRQTLVLIFISAIISIPIAYQLTTKWLDSFAYSTAVSADIFIISVLVLLGIALVTVLFHSIKSVRTNPAEVLRNE; translated from the coding sequence ATGTTTAGAAATTACTTCAAGACTGCTTTCAGAATTCATGTAAAGAATAAGCTTTACTCATTTATCAACTTCATAGGGCTGTCGATTGCTTTAATGCTCTGCTTTCTGGTTTACCTGTTTGTCCAGGACGAATTCAGCTATGACAACTTTCATCAGGATGGTGATAGGTTATTCCTTTTCCACGCCATAAACTATAAAACTGATAATCCTCAGTTGGAAGCTGGATTCTGGGATACAGAGCCTTTAAAGGGTGTTCGTAAGGAGGCTACTATGAACTTACCCTTTCTGAAACTTATCGAGACAAGTTTACCAGAAATAGAGAATGTAACGCGTATTGAATATCAACGATTGACTACAATTAAAGATGGAGAGGAATCTAGAGAGATCGTACATTATGTGGATCGAAACTTCTTTACCAATTTCTCCTACACCTTCCTTGATGGAAGTTCAGAAGTTGCCTTCGAGACAATCAACGATGTAGTTATCACCAAGGCATTCGCCATCAAACATTTTGGGACTGTCAATGCGGTGGGTGAGGATTTAGTCGTTCTAGGCTCGACCAATACGATTTATAATGTTAAAGGGGTTATTGATTTGCCACATAACACAATGCTCAACCTCAATATTATCGCCCCTGTTGAGAACTCCTATTACTTCAAAGAGCATCAAGATGACTGGAACTATTATGCTATATCAGTATTCTTCAAACTAAAGGAAAATGTTGCGGTAGACGCAGTCAATTCCAAGATTCGAGATGTTTTCCTTGATAATAAGGAGGAGACTTATCTATCCAGAGCTCGTGAAAATCTGAAGTTGTCTGAAAACAATCCAGTTGTCCAGTTCGGTTTAAAAAGTGTCTCGGAAGTATATTTAGATCCGACCCTCCAATATAATAAGAGTTCTTCTCCGCTATATTCCTATATACTTATTGCCATTGCTCTGGTCATACTCCTTATCGCAAGCATAAATTATCTGTCGATTAGTATTGCTTCTTCGGCAGTTAGAAGAAAAGAAATAGCCGTAAGAAAGGTAGTAGGGGCAAATATTCCTCAGTTGAGAGTTCAATTCTATCTAGAGGCATTAACCTTGACGTTGTTAGCCGTTCTCGGTGGTTTCACATTGATGCAAACCTTATTGCCAACATTTAACGAAATGTCTGGTAAGGCCTTACTTCCAAGTACCAGTGAGAACATGGTGTTATTGGGCTACGGGTTACTATTTGGCCTTTTTATTTCTTTTGTTGCAGGTGGTTATCCAGCTCAAATTCTATCCAGATTCAAAGTTTTATCAGGCCTAAAAGGCCAAATGACCAGTCGAGTGAGTCCAGGCTTGATTAAAGGAATGATGGTCTTCCAGTTTACGCTATGCCTTGTCTTCATTTCTATTAGCATAGTGATGCAAAAGCAATTCAGTTACATCAGTCAAAAGGACTTGGGTTTTGATAAGGACCAGATAGTAATGGTGGGTGGACTTTGGGGCCAAGCCGAATTAGTCAAGCAAGAGCTCATTAAGTCTTCATCCGTCAGAGATGCAGGAACAAGTAATGGGATATTCATTGGAGGAAGTGGTTTTGGTTCAATGATTATTGATGGCGTTCAGCACAGAATTAGACGTGTCAGAGTAGGTAAGGAGTTCCTCAGAACATTAGATATCTCCTTTGTTGATCGTGAGGGTTACCCATCACCTGAACAGTTCGAACTTAAGGAGGGAAAAAACTATGTCAGTGAGACCTACTTCGATTTGATTGCGGGGGACTCAACTATGTTTAGTTATCACAAAGATAAAATTGGAGGTGTCGTCAAAGACTTCCATTTTGAATCTCTTCAAACAGCTATTTATCCTATAATCTTTGAGTTAGCAAAACCCGAAGTGCTTTCAACGCTCTTTGTAAAGTTGGAAGCTGGAATGATAGAACAGGGAGTTCAAGATGTAAAGGCTGCTTTTGAGAAGGTTACTGGAGACCCACTGAATGAGGTGCGTTTTATGGATACTTTCTTGGCAACGCGCTACAAAGATAGTCAGCGGTGGCAACGGATCATTAATGCATCTACCACGCTGGGAATTCTCATAGCCAGTATCGGACTGTTTGGACTTACTGGAATCAACTTGGGAAATAGGATCAAGGAGATCAGCATTAGAAAGGTACTGGGTGCAGATTTTAATCAAATAGCCTACCTGTTGAACAGACAGACACTAGTGCTAATCTTCATATCCGCTATCATTTCGATACCGATCGCTTACCAGTTGACGACTAAGTGGTTAGACTCATTTGCCTATAGTACAGCTGTATCAGCAGATATTTTTATCATTTCAGTATTGGTATTACTAGGTATTGCTTTGGTCACAGTGCTATTTCATTCTATAAAATCAGTAAGGACTAATCCTGCGGAAGTACTGCGCAATGAATAA